A single genomic interval of Longimicrobium sp. harbors:
- a CDS encoding tail fiber domain-containing protein, with protein MTTPRTLAIAAALLLLPGAALHAQTPDSALAVSRAGASLFRVNINGGAIFGGTYAGNSATGIPTEGSGTRMMWHPEKAAFRAGYVNGTQWDNANIGLGSVALGESVRASGDHGVALGLRTTAANGSSFAVGEDNTASGYASVALGYHAHTNARRGSFVFGDNVTGGTQDSVRAEFPGQAVWRVSCGMRINTNQAATSGVAFGGPSVNSAVCGSANPYFGQSDAMISTSTGAYLSNAGIWTNTSDVNRKHLFRALAGEDVLTRLRSMPIQTWSYRVEDSSIRHLGPTAQDFRAAFGLGNDEKVIGTVDADGVALAGVQALDRRTTQQQADLAAARAEIEKLRAENRDLAARLARIEALLSSPKQD; from the coding sequence ATGACGACCCCCCGCACTTTGGCCATCGCCGCCGCTCTCCTGCTGCTCCCGGGCGCCGCGCTGCACGCGCAGACCCCCGACTCCGCGCTCGCGGTGTCGCGCGCCGGCGCGAGCCTCTTCCGCGTCAACATCAACGGCGGCGCCATCTTCGGCGGCACCTACGCCGGCAACAGCGCCACGGGGATCCCGACGGAGGGCTCCGGCACGCGCATGATGTGGCACCCGGAGAAAGCGGCGTTCCGCGCGGGCTACGTCAACGGTACGCAGTGGGACAACGCGAACATCGGGCTTGGCTCGGTGGCGCTGGGCGAGAGCGTGCGCGCCAGCGGGGACCACGGTGTCGCACTCGGCCTGCGGACCACCGCGGCCAACGGCTCCAGCTTCGCCGTGGGTGAGGACAACACCGCCTCCGGATACGCTTCCGTGGCGCTGGGCTACCACGCACACACCAACGCGAGACGCGGTTCGTTCGTCTTCGGGGACAACGTCACCGGGGGCACGCAGGACTCGGTGCGGGCCGAGTTCCCCGGCCAGGCCGTGTGGCGCGTGAGCTGCGGAATGCGCATCAACACCAACCAGGCCGCCACCAGCGGCGTCGCGTTCGGCGGCCCGTCCGTGAATTCCGCGGTCTGTGGATCCGCCAACCCGTACTTCGGCCAGAGCGACGCGATGATCTCCACCAGCACCGGCGCCTACCTCAGCAACGCCGGGATCTGGACCAACACCTCGGACGTGAACCGCAAGCACCTGTTCCGGGCGCTGGCCGGCGAGGACGTGCTCACGCGCCTTCGCTCCATGCCGATCCAGACGTGGAGCTACCGGGTGGAGGACTCCTCCATCCGCCACCTTGGGCCCACGGCGCAGGACTTCCGCGCCGCGTTCGGCCTGGGGAACGACGAGAAGGTGATCGGCACGGTGGACGCGGACGGCGTGGCGCTGGCTGGCGTGCAGGCGCTGGACCGGCGCACCACGCAGCAGCAGGCCGACCTCGCCGCCGCGCGCGCCGAGATCGAGAAGCTGCGCGCCGAGAACCGCGACCTTGCCGCGCGGCTGGCCCGGATCGAAGCGCTACTCTCGTCTCCGAAGCAGGACTGA
- a CDS encoding discoidin domain-containing protein — protein MSNRALGKLVEEDVGNPECTTDGIITGYTGNHGFTHVNWPGTLTVDLGATFQIICIRFLLWDQRGIRGGQRATRRYLYRLLTSVDHETWTVHYDTGYQGSNGWQVFDFASPFTARYVRLHGLWNSDNDGFHVVELEAHDDVPPPTEHEVVFQKTLNRALETEAGDGLPLEVGMSRVIRSLERLVRENQQVLNPGPFNELISQLRTQARDIAAIEQSMFAVRREIIEPVKRELEGSSRLGRTSLFITIVCGLLAVVSLVFTLWQTFK, from the coding sequence ATGTCAAATCGAGCTTTGGGGAAACTGGTCGAAGAGGATGTCGGAAACCCTGAATGCACTACGGATGGCATAATTACTGGCTACACAGGGAACCACGGATTCACGCATGTGAACTGGCCGGGGACACTAACCGTCGATCTTGGGGCAACTTTTCAGATAATCTGCATACGATTTCTTTTATGGGATCAACGGGGGATTCGGGGCGGCCAGAGAGCAACCCGCCGCTACCTGTACCGCTTACTCACCTCCGTTGATCACGAAACCTGGACGGTGCATTACGACACAGGTTATCAGGGTTCTAATGGCTGGCAGGTTTTTGACTTTGCCTCACCGTTCACAGCACGCTATGTCCGACTACATGGCCTCTGGAACTCCGACAATGATGGCTTCCATGTTGTGGAACTGGAAGCTCATGACGATGTCCCGCCGCCAACGGAGCACGAGGTCGTGTTTCAGAAGACTCTGAATCGCGCCCTTGAAACAGAGGCAGGCGATGGGCTCCCGTTAGAAGTAGGTATGAGCAGGGTAATCCGGTCACTCGAGAGACTGGTGCGCGAGAATCAGCAAGTGCTTAACCCAGGCCCTTTCAATGAACTGATTTCTCAACTGAGGACGCAGGCGCGCGACATCGCCGCTATTGAGCAAAGCATGTTCGCAGTCCGACGTGAAATTATTGAACCTGTGAAACGTGAGCTTGAGGGCTCATCGAGACTGGGCCGAACCTCACTTTTCATTACGATTGTTTGCGGCTTGCTTGCCGTTGTGTCCTTAGTGTTCACATTGTGGCAAACATTCAAGTAA